The Gemmatimonadaceae bacterium nucleotide sequence GGGCTCGCGACGCTGGGTTGGGTGACCGCTGGCGCCGTTGAGAGCATGAGCCTGGCGGTCACGCGGCGCGTGGCGGGCACGAATCGACTCTGAGTCATTCGGGGGTTCCTGCACAAACTGACTCTGTGTCATTCCGGGGTTCCTGCACGAATTGACTCTGTGTCATTCGGGGGCCCCGGCACGAATTGACTCTGTGTCATTCCGGGGTTCCTGCACGAATTGACTCTGTGTCATTCGGGGGCCCTTGCGGGCGAGGCACTCCTCGGTGCTTCTCCGTTGGGCCGCCTACGCTGTGGTCCACATACGATCGACGGCCCCGGCAGGACGGGGCCGTTCGGGGTGCCGGTCACGGCGCACACCGGTGGGTGGCGCCAGGCAGACCCGGTTGCGCGAGGGCGTGGCGTGCCCTGCCTTGTCCCCACACGCGGAAACCGGGTGCCTGAAACGCAGTGTGGGGGCTGCCTTTCGGCAGCCCCCACACTGAGGTCCTGAGGAGGAAATCAGGCCTTGCGGCGCTTGGCGATGCCAGCGAGGGCAAGGAGGCCGAAGCCCATCAGACCAACCGTGGCCGGCTCCGGCACAGGGGTGACCGAGATGATGATGTCCTGGTAATCGCGATCCGAGATGTTCGTCGCCGACGTCTGGGTGCCCGTGAAGCCGCGGCCGCCGTTGACATTGTCTTCCATGCCGACGTAGAACGTGCTGTACGTGGAGCCCGAGATGATGGCGCCGATGCCGTCCGTGGTGACCGAGGCAGTACCATCCTTGGCGAACACGGCGAACTGCTGGTTATCGCTGGTCGCGGCGCCGACGGCCGGGGCGGTCACGCCGTTCTGCATCGTCGAGGTCCAGATCGAGCCCACACCTGCGGCCGGCTGAGCCTGCGAGATCCACACCGCGAAGGTGCTGCTGATGCTCTGCGTGCCCGAGACGAGCGTCGCAGCGCTGATCACCATGCCCGACTCCGTGACGATGCCCCAGGTCGTGCTGGGCGTGCCGGCGATGCGGCCGATCAGCGCGAAGTTGTACTGGCCAGCAGCGAAGCGGAACGAACCCGGGTTGGCACCCGCGGTGCCGCCGAGGAACACGTCGGTGGTCGCCAGCGGAGCCGGGCTCAGCGGGAGGTACACCGGGGCCTGCGCATTGCAGGACGTGGCCGCGAGGGCCGGGGTGTTGGTGAGGATGGCGCCAGCGTTACAGACGTTCGAACCAGCGACGTCGTCCGAGAAGCTGTTCCAGTACGCCCCCGTACCTGTGTTGTTCGGGGTCCCAATTGCCTGCCAGGTCTGTGCGCTGAGCGGCGAAACCGCCGCAACAGCCGCCAGAGCG carries:
- a CDS encoding PEP-CTERM sorting domain-containing protein, with translation MRRKSLGVALAAVAAVSPLSAQTWQAIGTPNNTGTGAYWNSFSDDVAGSNVCNAGAILTNTPALAATSCNAQAPVYLPLSPAPLATTDVFLGGTAGANPGSFRFAAGQYNFALIGRIAGTPSTTWGIVTESGMVISAATLVSGTQSISSTFAVWISQAQPAAGVGSIWTSTMQNGVTAPAVGAATSDNQQFAVFAKDGTASVTTDGIGAIISGSTYSTFYVGMEDNVNGGRGFTGTQTSATNISDRDYQDIIISVTPVPEPATVGLMGFGLLALAGIAKRRKA